Proteins encoded together in one Pseudorca crassidens isolate mPseCra1 chromosome 17, mPseCra1.hap1, whole genome shotgun sequence window:
- the ZNF16 gene encoding zinc finger protein 16 isoform X1, producing the protein MPSLRVRPEEAEMEPSVPGPSPWTPRTQACVSDAPAVTHPGSALHGPLCCGDAEPEATPPHHQQPDWDPRTEGKEFLQKEEASEDLESQAETSEKHASDVSQMPELGELCDGALERDWEVPEDEREAQSPCWEGDFTPVQVLLRSSSGEKEVDCDKVKRGFSLSPSPVARQGAPAEERPHPHDTHGQSFPRNMDLISCEGLHAAESPFICNECGNTFQGGPDLIQHQTAHTGQKSFICNECGRPFSTHSDLLRHRLTHRGEKPHVCTECGKAFSQSSSLKKHQKSHVSEKPYECSECGKAFRRTSNLIQHQRIHSGEKPYVCNACGKAFRRSSNLIKHQRVHTGEKPFECDVCGKAFSQSSHLRKHQRVHTGERPYACSECGKPFSRVSNLIKHHRVHTGEKPYKCSDCGKTFSQSSSLIQHRRIHTGEKPHVCGVCGKAFSYSSVLRKHQIIHTGEKPYECSICGKAFSHSSALIQHQGVHTGDKPYECRECGKTFGRSSNLILHQRVHTGEKPYECTECGKTFSQSSTLIQHQRIHNGLKPHECNQCGKAFNRSSNLIHHQKVHTGEKPYACIECGKGFSQSSHLIQHQIIHTGERPYQCSECGKSFSQRSVLIQHQRIHTGVKPYDCTACGKAFSQRSKLVKHQLVHTRE; encoded by the coding sequence ATTGGGACCCCAGGACTGAGGGCAAGGAGTTTCTTCAGAAGGAAGAAGCTTCTGAGGATTTGGAATCACAGGcagaaacatcagaaaaacacGCCAGTGATGTTTCCCAGATGCCTGAGCTTGGAGAACTCTGTGACGGTGCATTAGAAAGAGACTGGGAGGTCCCTGAGGATGAGAGAGAGGCACAGTCCCCCTGCTGGGAGGGGGACTTCACACCAGTGCAAGTGCTTCTCAGGAGCTCCTCAGGAGAGAAAGAGGTGGACTGTGACAAGGTCAAAAGAGGCTTCAGTCTGAGCCCAAGCCCAGTGGCACGTCAGGGAGCCCCTGCAGAAGAGAGGCCACATCCACACGACACGCATGGCCAGAGCTTCCCACGCAACATGGACCTAATCAGCTGTGAGGGGCTTCACGCAGCCGAAAGCCCGTTCATATGCAACGAGTGTGGGAACACCTTCCAAGGAGGCCCCGATCTTATTCAGCATCAGACAGCGCACACTGGACAGAAGTCCTTCATATGTAATGAGTGTGGAAGGCCCTTTAGCACACATTCAGACCTCCTCAGGCACCGGCTTACCCACCGCGGAGAGAAGCCACACGTGTGTACTGAGTGTGGAAAGGCCTTCAGCCAGAGCTCCAGCCTTAAAAAGCACCAGAAGTCCCATGTGAGCGAGAAGCCCTACGAATGCAGTGAGTGCGGGAAGGCCTTCAGGAGGACCTCCAACCTCATCCAGCATCAAAGAATCCACTCCGGGGAGAAGCCATACGTGTGCAACGCCTGCGGGAAGGCCTTCAGGCGGAGCTCCAACCTTATCAAACACCAGAGGGTCCACACAGGGGAGAAGCCCTTCGAGTGTGACGTgtgtgggaaggccttcagcCAGAGCTCACACCTGAGGAAGCACCAGAGGGTCCACACCGGGGAGAGGCCTTATGCATGTAGCGAGTGCGGCAAACCCTTCAGCCGGGTGTCCAACCTCATTAAGCATCACAGGGTCCACACGGGGGAGAAGCCCTACAAGTGCAGTGACTGTGGGAAGACCTTCAGCCAGAGCTCAAGCCTCATCCAGCACCGGagaatccacactggagagaagcctCACGTGTGCGGTGTgtgtgggaaggccttcagcTACAGCTCAGTGCTCAGAAAGCACCAGATCATCCACACGGGAGAGAAGCCATATGAGTGCAGCATCTGTGGGAAGGCCTTCAGCCACAGCTCTGCACTCATCCAGCACCAGGGTGTGCACACGGGCGACAAGCCCTATGAGTGTCGCGAGTGCGGGAAGACCTTCGGTCGCAGCTCCAACCTCATCCTGCACCAGCgagttcacactggagagaagccctatgaatGTACTGAGTGTGGGAAAACCTTCAGCCAGAGCTCAACTCTCATTCAGCATCAGAGGATCCATAATGGGTTGAAACCCCACGAGTGTAACCAGTGCGGCAAAGCCTTCAACCGGAGCTCAAACCTCATCCACCACCAGAAagtccacactggagagaagccctacGCGTGCATCGAGTGTGGGAAGGGCTTCAGCCAGAGCTCGCACCTCATTCAGCATCAGATCATCCACACCGGCGAGAGGCCCTATCAGTGCAGTGAGTGTGGGAAGTCCTTCAGCCAGCGCTCGGTCCTCATCCAGCACCAGAGGATTCACACTGGGGTGAAGCCCTAtgactgcacagcttgtgggaaagccttcagccAGCGGTCAAAGTTGGTCAAGCACCAGCTGGTTCACACCAGGGAGTGA
- the ZNF250 gene encoding zinc finger protein 250 isoform X1 encodes MSAPSPCQGSSWSPLLCGSWGVTDSLLGLAFPQNLPTVGPPCQVLKPNPWVTLDSHQNPTPAGAATGAEPGVARASVGHRRAWHGVPTGVRPWQDCARPASLEAARPGASLDDSLAPVRTRSPGPVRALQAVPVPQAPPISIFLRYPRDQVMAAARLLPPPAVPQAKVTFEDVAVLLSQEEWDRLGPAQRGLYRHVMMETYGNVVSVGIPGSKPEVISQLERGEEPWVLDKQGNEGRWGLGTGRSDNFTYDHMTACVQQDSTSCPWGCENTERDQSRALSLRPLTSQEAPTALRKTPAEWSDQGSCEPEESFCLSPSHAGPPEGRASSQGMPVAQRPAVPGGERPYRCVECGKCFGRSSHLLQHQRTHTGERPYVCGVCGKAFSQSSVLSKHRRIHTGEKPYACHECGKAFRVSSDLAQHHKIHTGEKPHECLECRKAFTQLSHLLQHQRIHTGERPYVCGVCGKAFNHSTVLRSHRRVHTGEKPHACAECGRAFSVKRTLLQHQRVHTGEKPYACGECGRAFSDRSVLIQHHSVHTGEKPYECSECGKAFRHRSTLLNHERIHTEEKPYGCYACGKAFVQHSHLTQHQRVHTGEKPYVCSECGHAFSARRSLVQHQRVHTGERPFRCAQCDKAFSLKATLIVHLRTHTGERPYECSRCGKAFSQYSVLVQHQRIHTGERPYECGECGRAFNQHGHLIQHQKVHRKL; translated from the exons ATGTCAGCCCCATCGCCCTGCCAGGGGAGCTCTTGGTCCCCACTTCTGTGTGGCAGTTGGGGGGTGACAGATAGCTTACTTGGCCTGGCATTTCCCCAGAACCTGCCCACCGTCGGGCCTCCCTGTCAGGTGCTCAAACCAAATCCCTGGGTCACTCTGGACTCCCACCAGAACCCAACCCCCGCTGGAGCTGCCACCGGGGCAGAACCAGGCGTGGCCAGGGCATCGGTGGGCCACAGGAGGGCCTGGCATGGGGTCCCCACAGGAGTGCGGCCCTGGCAGGACTGTGCACGCCCAGCCTCTCTGGAGGCAGCCAGGCCCGGTGCCTCCCTGGATGACAGCTTGGCTCCTGTGAGGACGCGCTCACCCGGGCCTGTGCGTGCACTGCAGGCCGTGCCAG TCCCACAGGCTCCTCCGATTTCCATCTTCCTCAGATACCCCAGGGATCAGGTGATGGCAGCGGCCAGGCTCCTGCCGCCACCGGCGGTGCCCCAG GCCAAGGTGACCTTCGAGGACGTGGCCGTGCTCCTCTCCCAGGAGGAGTGGGACCGCCTGGGCCCTGCTCAGCGGGGCCTCTACCGACATGTGATGATGGAAACCTACGGGAACGTGGTCTCCGTGG GAATTCCAGGATCCAAGCCCGAGGTGATCTCGCAGCTGGAGCGAGGAGAGGAGCCGTGGGTCCTGGACAAACAGGGAAATGAGGGGCGCTGGGGCCTGGGCACTGGCCGCTCAG ACAACTTCACGTATGACCACATGACAGCTTGTGTGCAACAAGACAGCACGTCCTGTCCCTGGG GCTGTGAAAACACGGAGCGGGACCAGAGCAGAGCCTTGAGTCTGAGGCCGCTCACTTCACAGGAAGCACCAACGGCTCTGAGGAAAACGCCAGCCGAGTGGAGTGACCAGGGAAGCTGCGAGCCCGAGGAGAGCTTCTGTCTGAGTCCCAGCCACGCCGGCCCCCCTGAAGGCCGGGCCTCGAGTCAGGGCATGCCTGTCGCTCAGCGACCAGCCGTTCCTGGCGGGGAGAGACCCTACCGGTGCGTGGAGTGCGGGAAGTGCTTTGGGCGGagctcccacctcctccagcaCCAGAGAACCCACACCGGGGAGAGGCCCTACGTGTGCGGCGTGTGCGGCAAGGCCTTCAGCCAGAGCTCGGTCCTCAGCAAGCACAGGAGGATCCACACGGGCGAGAAGCCCTACGCGTGTCACGAGTGTGGAAAGGCCTTTCGAGTGAGCTCAGATCTGGCTCAGCATCACAAGATCCACACGGGGGAGAAGCCACATGAGTGTCTCGAGTGTCGCAAGGCCTTCACACAGCTCTCCCACCTGCTCCAGCACCAGCGCATCCACACCGGGGAGAGGCCCTACGTGTGCGGCGTGTGCGGGAAGGCCTTCAACCACAGCACTGTGCTGCGCAGCCACCGGCGGGTGCACACCGGGGAGAAGCCGCACGCATGCGCGGAGTGCGGCCGCGCCTTCAGCGTGAAGAGGACGCTGCTCCAGCACCAGCGGGTCCACACCGGGGAGAAGCCCTACGCCTGCGGCGAGTGTGGCCGCGCCTTCAGCGACCGCTCCGTCCTCATCCAGCACCACAGCGTGCACACAGGCGAGAAGCCCTATGAGTGCAGCGAGTGCGGCAAGGCCTTCCGGCACCGCTCCACCCTCCTGAACCACGAACGCATCCACACCGAGGAGAAGCCCTATGGCTGCTACGCGTGCGGCAAGGCCTTCGTGCAGCACTCCCACCTGACCCAGCACCAGCGGGTCCACACCGGCGAAAAGCCCTACGTGTGCAGCGAGTGCGGCCACGCCTTCAGTGCCCGCAGGTCCCTGGTCCAGCACCAGCGGGTCCACACGGGTGAGAGGCCATTCCGCTGTGCACAGTGCGACAAGGCCTTCAGCCTGAAGGCCACGCTGATCGTGCACCTGAGGACCCACACAGGCGAGAGGCCCTATGAGTGTAGCCGCTGCGGCAAGGCCTTCAGCCAGTACTCGGTGCTCGTGCAGCACCAACGCATCCACACAGGCGAGAGGCCCTATGAGTGTGGGGAGTGCGGCCGCGCCTTTAACCAGCACGGCCACCTGATCCAGCACCAGAAGGTACACAGGAAGCTGTGA
- the ZNF16 gene encoding zinc finger protein 16 isoform X2 has product MPELGELCDGALERDWEVPEDEREAQSPCWEGDFTPVQVLLRSSSGEKEVDCDKVKRGFSLSPSPVARQGAPAEERPHPHDTHGQSFPRNMDLISCEGLHAAESPFICNECGNTFQGGPDLIQHQTAHTGQKSFICNECGRPFSTHSDLLRHRLTHRGEKPHVCTECGKAFSQSSSLKKHQKSHVSEKPYECSECGKAFRRTSNLIQHQRIHSGEKPYVCNACGKAFRRSSNLIKHQRVHTGEKPFECDVCGKAFSQSSHLRKHQRVHTGERPYACSECGKPFSRVSNLIKHHRVHTGEKPYKCSDCGKTFSQSSSLIQHRRIHTGEKPHVCGVCGKAFSYSSVLRKHQIIHTGEKPYECSICGKAFSHSSALIQHQGVHTGDKPYECRECGKTFGRSSNLILHQRVHTGEKPYECTECGKTFSQSSTLIQHQRIHNGLKPHECNQCGKAFNRSSNLIHHQKVHTGEKPYACIECGKGFSQSSHLIQHQIIHTGERPYQCSECGKSFSQRSVLIQHQRIHTGVKPYDCTACGKAFSQRSKLVKHQLVHTRE; this is encoded by the coding sequence ATGCCTGAGCTTGGAGAACTCTGTGACGGTGCATTAGAAAGAGACTGGGAGGTCCCTGAGGATGAGAGAGAGGCACAGTCCCCCTGCTGGGAGGGGGACTTCACACCAGTGCAAGTGCTTCTCAGGAGCTCCTCAGGAGAGAAAGAGGTGGACTGTGACAAGGTCAAAAGAGGCTTCAGTCTGAGCCCAAGCCCAGTGGCACGTCAGGGAGCCCCTGCAGAAGAGAGGCCACATCCACACGACACGCATGGCCAGAGCTTCCCACGCAACATGGACCTAATCAGCTGTGAGGGGCTTCACGCAGCCGAAAGCCCGTTCATATGCAACGAGTGTGGGAACACCTTCCAAGGAGGCCCCGATCTTATTCAGCATCAGACAGCGCACACTGGACAGAAGTCCTTCATATGTAATGAGTGTGGAAGGCCCTTTAGCACACATTCAGACCTCCTCAGGCACCGGCTTACCCACCGCGGAGAGAAGCCACACGTGTGTACTGAGTGTGGAAAGGCCTTCAGCCAGAGCTCCAGCCTTAAAAAGCACCAGAAGTCCCATGTGAGCGAGAAGCCCTACGAATGCAGTGAGTGCGGGAAGGCCTTCAGGAGGACCTCCAACCTCATCCAGCATCAAAGAATCCACTCCGGGGAGAAGCCATACGTGTGCAACGCCTGCGGGAAGGCCTTCAGGCGGAGCTCCAACCTTATCAAACACCAGAGGGTCCACACAGGGGAGAAGCCCTTCGAGTGTGACGTgtgtgggaaggccttcagcCAGAGCTCACACCTGAGGAAGCACCAGAGGGTCCACACCGGGGAGAGGCCTTATGCATGTAGCGAGTGCGGCAAACCCTTCAGCCGGGTGTCCAACCTCATTAAGCATCACAGGGTCCACACGGGGGAGAAGCCCTACAAGTGCAGTGACTGTGGGAAGACCTTCAGCCAGAGCTCAAGCCTCATCCAGCACCGGagaatccacactggagagaagcctCACGTGTGCGGTGTgtgtgggaaggccttcagcTACAGCTCAGTGCTCAGAAAGCACCAGATCATCCACACGGGAGAGAAGCCATATGAGTGCAGCATCTGTGGGAAGGCCTTCAGCCACAGCTCTGCACTCATCCAGCACCAGGGTGTGCACACGGGCGACAAGCCCTATGAGTGTCGCGAGTGCGGGAAGACCTTCGGTCGCAGCTCCAACCTCATCCTGCACCAGCgagttcacactggagagaagccctatgaatGTACTGAGTGTGGGAAAACCTTCAGCCAGAGCTCAACTCTCATTCAGCATCAGAGGATCCATAATGGGTTGAAACCCCACGAGTGTAACCAGTGCGGCAAAGCCTTCAACCGGAGCTCAAACCTCATCCACCACCAGAAagtccacactggagagaagccctacGCGTGCATCGAGTGTGGGAAGGGCTTCAGCCAGAGCTCGCACCTCATTCAGCATCAGATCATCCACACCGGCGAGAGGCCCTATCAGTGCAGTGAGTGTGGGAAGTCCTTCAGCCAGCGCTCGGTCCTCATCCAGCACCAGAGGATTCACACTGGGGTGAAGCCCTAtgactgcacagcttgtgggaaagccttcagccAGCGGTCAAAGTTGGTCAAGCACCAGCTGGTTCACACCAGGGAGTGA
- the ZNF250 gene encoding zinc finger protein 250 isoform X2 gives MAAARLLPPPAVPQAKVTFEDVAVLLSQEEWDRLGPAQRGLYRHVMMETYGNVVSVGIPGSKPEVISQLERGEEPWVLDKQGNEGRWGLGTGRSDNFTYDHMTACVQQDSTSCPWGCENTERDQSRALSLRPLTSQEAPTALRKTPAEWSDQGSCEPEESFCLSPSHAGPPEGRASSQGMPVAQRPAVPGGERPYRCVECGKCFGRSSHLLQHQRTHTGERPYVCGVCGKAFSQSSVLSKHRRIHTGEKPYACHECGKAFRVSSDLAQHHKIHTGEKPHECLECRKAFTQLSHLLQHQRIHTGERPYVCGVCGKAFNHSTVLRSHRRVHTGEKPHACAECGRAFSVKRTLLQHQRVHTGEKPYACGECGRAFSDRSVLIQHHSVHTGEKPYECSECGKAFRHRSTLLNHERIHTEEKPYGCYACGKAFVQHSHLTQHQRVHTGEKPYVCSECGHAFSARRSLVQHQRVHTGERPFRCAQCDKAFSLKATLIVHLRTHTGERPYECSRCGKAFSQYSVLVQHQRIHTGERPYECGECGRAFNQHGHLIQHQKVHRKL, from the exons ATGGCAGCGGCCAGGCTCCTGCCGCCACCGGCGGTGCCCCAG GCCAAGGTGACCTTCGAGGACGTGGCCGTGCTCCTCTCCCAGGAGGAGTGGGACCGCCTGGGCCCTGCTCAGCGGGGCCTCTACCGACATGTGATGATGGAAACCTACGGGAACGTGGTCTCCGTGG GAATTCCAGGATCCAAGCCCGAGGTGATCTCGCAGCTGGAGCGAGGAGAGGAGCCGTGGGTCCTGGACAAACAGGGAAATGAGGGGCGCTGGGGCCTGGGCACTGGCCGCTCAG ACAACTTCACGTATGACCACATGACAGCTTGTGTGCAACAAGACAGCACGTCCTGTCCCTGGG GCTGTGAAAACACGGAGCGGGACCAGAGCAGAGCCTTGAGTCTGAGGCCGCTCACTTCACAGGAAGCACCAACGGCTCTGAGGAAAACGCCAGCCGAGTGGAGTGACCAGGGAAGCTGCGAGCCCGAGGAGAGCTTCTGTCTGAGTCCCAGCCACGCCGGCCCCCCTGAAGGCCGGGCCTCGAGTCAGGGCATGCCTGTCGCTCAGCGACCAGCCGTTCCTGGCGGGGAGAGACCCTACCGGTGCGTGGAGTGCGGGAAGTGCTTTGGGCGGagctcccacctcctccagcaCCAGAGAACCCACACCGGGGAGAGGCCCTACGTGTGCGGCGTGTGCGGCAAGGCCTTCAGCCAGAGCTCGGTCCTCAGCAAGCACAGGAGGATCCACACGGGCGAGAAGCCCTACGCGTGTCACGAGTGTGGAAAGGCCTTTCGAGTGAGCTCAGATCTGGCTCAGCATCACAAGATCCACACGGGGGAGAAGCCACATGAGTGTCTCGAGTGTCGCAAGGCCTTCACACAGCTCTCCCACCTGCTCCAGCACCAGCGCATCCACACCGGGGAGAGGCCCTACGTGTGCGGCGTGTGCGGGAAGGCCTTCAACCACAGCACTGTGCTGCGCAGCCACCGGCGGGTGCACACCGGGGAGAAGCCGCACGCATGCGCGGAGTGCGGCCGCGCCTTCAGCGTGAAGAGGACGCTGCTCCAGCACCAGCGGGTCCACACCGGGGAGAAGCCCTACGCCTGCGGCGAGTGTGGCCGCGCCTTCAGCGACCGCTCCGTCCTCATCCAGCACCACAGCGTGCACACAGGCGAGAAGCCCTATGAGTGCAGCGAGTGCGGCAAGGCCTTCCGGCACCGCTCCACCCTCCTGAACCACGAACGCATCCACACCGAGGAGAAGCCCTATGGCTGCTACGCGTGCGGCAAGGCCTTCGTGCAGCACTCCCACCTGACCCAGCACCAGCGGGTCCACACCGGCGAAAAGCCCTACGTGTGCAGCGAGTGCGGCCACGCCTTCAGTGCCCGCAGGTCCCTGGTCCAGCACCAGCGGGTCCACACGGGTGAGAGGCCATTCCGCTGTGCACAGTGCGACAAGGCCTTCAGCCTGAAGGCCACGCTGATCGTGCACCTGAGGACCCACACAGGCGAGAGGCCCTATGAGTGTAGCCGCTGCGGCAAGGCCTTCAGCCAGTACTCGGTGCTCGTGCAGCACCAACGCATCCACACAGGCGAGAGGCCCTATGAGTGTGGGGAGTGCGGCCGCGCCTTTAACCAGCACGGCCACCTGATCCAGCACCAGAAGGTACACAGGAAGCTGTGA